Proteins co-encoded in one Anguilla anguilla isolate fAngAng1 chromosome 16, fAngAng1.pri, whole genome shotgun sequence genomic window:
- the ppp1r32 gene encoding uncharacterized protein ppp1r32 has product MDEQVETDKPPLSAGNPRGQINSSTLNCPFLPAPYFSQNNVESGYSRHSRDPLGWPACPPPPPPPPPPARVLKTLVVGKKEESGFVRNTSKLKTLGQNFDDPQRFLTFYNSEFCYGGVLSQMRPEFRGYEMLSFPAPYGLQESGFTRGNGNPLTGPPGVGSDSRPSAPKAGSVPKVPIVGRKERSGFVSNMPNFQRLGDTLQDPQRFLTHYQSTFCNVASFRSNG; this is encoded by the exons ATGGATGAGCAGGTGGAGACAGACAAGCCCCCCCTCAGTGCTGGAAACCCAAGAGGGCAGATCAACAGCAGCACACTCAACTGCCCGTTCCTGCCAGCTCCCTACTTCAGCCAAAATAATGTGGAGAGCGGCTACAGTCGCCACAGCAGAGACCCGTTGGGATGGCCT gcgtgtcccccacctccacctccacctccacctcctgccCGCGTCCTGAAGACCCTCGTAGTTGGGAAGAAG GAGGAGTCCGGGTTTGTCCGCAACACGTCAAAACTGAAGACCTTGGGCCAGAACTTCGACGACCCTCAACGCTTCCTCACCTTCTACAacagcga GTTCTGTTATGGCGGCGTTCTGAGCCAGATGAGACCAGAGTTTCGGGGCTATGAGATGCTGTCTTTCCCAGCGCCTTACGGTCTCCAAGAGTCCGGCTTCACTCGAGGAAACGGGAACCCTCTGACCGGTCCT cCCGGCGTGGGTTCTGACTCTCGGCCCAGCGCCCCGAAGGCCGGCTCGGTGCCCAAGGTCCCGATCGTCGGCCGAAAG gaGCGCTCAGGTTTTGTCAGCAACATGCCTAACTTCCAGAGGCTTGGGGACACACTACAAGACCCTCAGCGCTTCCTCACACACTATCAAAgcac CTTCTGCAACGTTGCTAGCTTTCGATCGAATGGGTAA
- the LOC118214742 gene encoding transmembrane protein 138, with the protein MLQTSNYSLVLLVQLALLTYDLFVNSFSELLRATPVVQLVLFIIQDIAILFNVIIVLLMLFNTYVFQVGLVSLLLERFRALLVISGLYLALSIALHCWILNLRWVSSHRFVWTNGLETLFVFQRLAAVLYYYFYKRATEYLGDPRLYEDSPWLRNAFARARQ; encoded by the exons ATGCTCCAGACCAGCAACTACTCGCTGGTCCTGCTCGTCCAGCTGGCGCTGCTGACCTACGACCTCTTCGTCAACTCCTTCAGCGAGCTCCTGCGAGCCACGCCCGTCGTGCAGCTCGTGCTCTTCAT CATCCAGGACATCGCCATCCTGTTCAACGTGATCATCGTCCTCCTGATGCTCTTCAACACCTACGTGTTCCAGGTGGGCCTGGTCTCGCTCCTGCTGGAACGCTTCCGGGCTCTTCTGGTGATCTCCGGCCTCTACCTGGCCCTCAGCATCGCCCTCCACTGCTGGATCCTG AACCTGCGTTGGGTGAGCTCACATCGATTTGTGTGGACTAATGGATTAGAAACGTTGTTTGTTTTCCAGAGACTTG CGGCTGTGCTGTATTACTACTTCTACAAGCGAGCGACGGAGTACCTGGGGGACCCCCGCTTGTATGAGGACTCCCCCTGGCTGCGCAACGCTTTCGCCCGGGCGCGGCAGTGA